A region from the Silene latifolia isolate original U9 population chromosome 7, ASM4854445v1, whole genome shotgun sequence genome encodes:
- the LOC141591577 gene encoding uncharacterized protein LOC141591577: protein MSAYENVVGGKLKLKGKALDVKSSGVKKKKKQKKLYEDVTERKEEKVEGGDAESSLADGEEDTNESDKLGGERKVGNFGDHLTPAEKRYIEQREKLDAQKYEKTSKKSHRDRLDDFNQYLADLSEHYDIPKVGPG from the exons ATGTCGGCATATGAAAATGTTGTTGGTGGTAAGCTGAAGCTTAAGGGTAAAGCATTGGATGTGAAGAGTAGTGgtgtcaagaagaagaagaaacaaaaGAAGCTTTATGAAGATGTCACCgagagaaaggaagagaaagTAGAAG GTGGCGATGCAGAATCTTCTCTTGCTGATGGGGAAGAAGACACGAATGAATCCGACAAGTTAGGTGGGGAAAGAAAGGTCGGTAACTTTGGCGATCATCTAACACCTGCTGAGAAACGATACATAGAGCAAAGAGAGAAGCTAGATGCCCAGAAATACGAAAAGACATCTAAGAAATCTCACCGTGACCGTCTCGATGACTTCAACCAGTACCTAGCCGATCTGAGTGAGCATTACGATATTCCTAAAGTTGGTCCTGGCTAA
- the LOC141591576 gene encoding uncharacterized protein LOC141591576 yields the protein MSSSIVAPSLSLKKLSLNCSDSILTSKVSTLIGFNNNNNHGCSFLRIRPRNLDVSKVHMSVSVGSHPSVDDALFSTYQPTSAFLFPGQGAQAVGMGAEVQNVPAAATLFSKANDILGFDLLDICINGPKEKLDSTVLSQPAIYVTSLAAVEVLRAREGGQQIIDSVDVTCGLSLGEYTALAFAGAFSFEDGLKLVKLRGEAMQAASDAAKSGMVSVIGLDAEKVQKLCDAANEEVPEEERVQIANFLCPGNYAVSGGFKGIEAVEAKAKSFKARMTVRLAVAGAFHTRYMEPAVSRLESALAATDIRTPRIPVISNVDALPHANPDTIKKILARQVTSPVQWETTLKTLLNKGLKKSYELGPGKVIAGIMKRIDKAAAIENISA from the exons ATGTCTTCCTCCATTGTCGCACCTTCCTTATCACTCAAGAAGCTTTCTTTGAATTGCTCAGATTCTATTTTAACCTCCAAAGTTTCAACCTTGATTgggtttaataataataataatcatggCTGTAGTTTTCTTAGAATTCGTCCTAGAAATTTGGATGTTTCTAAGGTTCATATGAGTGTTTCTGTTGGATCTCACCCTTCTGTTGATGATGCTCTCTTCTCTACTTATCAACCCACTTCCGCTTTCCTCTTTCCTGGTCAG GGAGCACAAGCTGTGGGAATGGGAGCAGAAGTCCAGAATGTGCCTGCTGCTGCTACATTGTTCAGCAAAGCTAATGACATTCTTGG TTTTGATCTTCTTGATATTTGCATCAATGGACCAAAGGAGAAGCTTGATTCTACTGTTTTGAGCCAG CCGGCTATATATGTGACAAGCTTAGCTGCTGTTGAGGTTTTGCGTGCACGTGAGGGAGGCCAGCAAATAATTGACTCGGTGGATGTGACTTGTGGTCTAAGTTTGGGAGAATACACTGCCTTAGCATTTGCTGGAGCTTTCAG CTTTGAGGATGGGCTTAAGTTGGTGAAGCTAAGGGGTGAAGCTATGCAG GCAGCATCCGATGCTGCAAAGAGTGGCATGGTTAGTGTCATAGGGCTTGATGCAGAGAAGGTCCAAAAGTTATGTGATGCTGCGAATGAAGAAGTTCCTGAAGAGGAAAGGGTTCAAATAGCTAATTTCCTATGCCCT GGAAATTATGCTGTTTCTGGTGGTTTCAAAGGAATTGAGGCTGTTGAAGCCAAGGCAAAGTCCTTTAAGGCCCGTATGACG GTCCGACTAGCTGTTGCTGGTGCATTCCACACCAGATACATGGAACCAGCTGTTTCCAGATTGGAATCAGCATTAGCTGCCACAGATATTAGGACACCACGTATACCAGTCATATCCAATGTTGACGCACTACCCCATGCAAATCCTGACACCATTAAGAAGATACTGGCACGACAG GTGACTTCTCCTGTGCAATGGGAGACGACACTGAAGACTCTTCTGAACAAAGGATTGAAGAAGAGCTATGAATTGGGACCTGGAAAG GTAATTGCGGGGATCATGAAGAGAATCGACAAAGCTGCAGCAATCGAGAACATTAGTGCATGA